In Streptacidiphilus sp. P02-A3a, the DNA window CTGCACCGGCCGGGTGGGCGTGCTCGGCTTCTGCATGGGCGGCGGGTTCGCGCTGATGACCGTCGGCACCGGGTTCGACGCCGCCTCGTCCAACTACGGCATGCTCCCCAAGGACCTGGACCGGGCGCTCGCCGACTCCTGCCCGGTGGTCCTCTCCTACGGCGGCCGGGACCTCGGCCTGCGCGGCGCCACCGCGAAGCTGGAGTCCGCCCTGGAACGGGCCGGGGTCGTCCACGACAGCAAGGAGTACCCCAGCGCCGGGCACAGCTTCCTCAACGACGGAGAGGTCGGCCCCCGGGTGCTGCGCCCGCTGCTGCGGGTGGCCGGGGTCGGACCCGAGCCGGAGGCCGCCGCCGACGCCTGGCGGCGCATCGAGGCGTTCTTCGCCGAGCACCTGGGCGGCCCGGTCGACGCCGGGTGACGGCCGGTGACGGCGTGGTCCACGACCTCCGGTGCATGACATCCAGTGCATGAGATGCGCAAGGGTTTCCTTGACGAGCGGTTTTGGGTGCTGCTTCAATCGGTTTCTATGAATGCGCGACAGCACCTCACGCGGCGGCGACATGTCGACCTCGCCCGCGTCTCCAGCGCGTTCTGTTGCTGCGGAGCCTGAGGGCGTCTTCCCCCCTCCTCCGAGTTTCCCGCAGAGCCCCCCTGTCTGATGACGCGCACGGGCCTGCTCTGTATCCGCCGTACCCGTCTCCACACCGTCGCGCGGCCGCAGGCCGTCCTGCCCCCGCCGACCGCAGCAACAGACCCGAAATGAGGGCCCCATGGCCACCGTCCTTTCCGTCTCCGGAAGCCCCTCCGCCACCTCCCGAACCGCTCGGCTGCTGCGCCACCTGGACGCCAGGCTGATAGCCCAGGGTCACACCGTCATTCCGCTGGACGTCCGGACGCTGCCCGCCGAGGCCCTGCTCGGGGCCGACTTCGGACACCCGGCCATCGTCCGCGCCACCGAGCTGTTCGCCCAGGCCGACGGCGTGGTCATCGGCACCCCCGTCTACAAGGCCGCCTACTCGGGACTGCTGAAGTCCCTGCTGGACCTGCTGCCGCAGTACGCGTTGTCCGGCAAGACCGTGCTGCCGCTGGCCACCGGCGGTTCCACGGCGCACGTGCTGGCGATCGACTACGCGCTGCGGCCGGTGCTCTCCTCGATGGGCCCCAAGCACATCGTCCAGGGCTGGTTCGTGCTCGACCGCCACATCACCGTCAACCCGGACGGCGAGGTCACCCTGGAGCCGGGCACCGGGGAGTCGCTGGGGCAGATCGTCGACCAGTTCTCGGAGGCCCTCACCGGCCACTACAGCCACGTTCTCGCAGCCGCTAGCTGACCAATCGTCACCATTTATCTGACATAGCGTCATCCGCTCCCAGGGGTACCGGGGCCTGCCGCTCCGCGGCGCCGGACCTTAGGTCAGCCATGCCCGCACGCCCTCCCGCAGCACCAGAAAGGCCGCACCATGCCCGTGGAGTTCCTTGGCATCGCCGCCACCAACGACGGTTCGGAGACCAACCCCCGCAGCGGAGGCGCCTTCGACAAGGAGTACACGCTTCGACTCGCCCGGGCCCACGAGGACCACGGCTGGGACCGGGTCCTGTTCGCGTACGGTTCCGGATCGCCCGAACCGGGCAGCGCCGCCGCGTACATCGCGGCCCACACCACCCGGTTGCAGATCCTGCTGGCGCACCGGCCCAACGTCTCCTATCCGACCTTCGCGGCCAAGGAGTTCGCCACCCTCGACCAGATCAGCGACGGTCGGCTCACGGTGCACTTCATCACCGGTGGCAACGACCACGAGCAGCAGCGCGAGGGCGACTTCCTGACCAAGGACCAGCGGTACGCGCGGACCCGGGAGTACATCGAGATCGTGCAGCGGGCCTGGACCTCCCGCGAGCCCTTCGACCACGAGGGCGAGTACTACCGCTTCAACGACTTCGTCAGCGACGTGGCGCCGGTGCAGCAGCCCCGTCCGGACGTCTCCTTCGGCGGTTCCTCGGCGGCGGCCTACGCGGCCGGGGGCGCGGTTGCCGACATCTACGCGCTGTGGGGCGAGCCGCTCGCGGAGACGGCCAAGCAGATCGAGGCGGTCCGGGCGGCCGCCGCGGCGGCCGGGCGGACCACCCCGCCCCGGATCCAGGTGGCCTTCCGCCCGATCATCGCCCCCACCGAGGAGTTGGCCTGGGAGAAGGCGCACCGCACCGTCGCCGCCATCAACGCCCGCAAGGAGAGCGGCGCCTGGGCCCGCCGCGGCAACGGCGCGCCGGAGAACGCCGGTTCGCAGCGGCTGGTGGCGATCGCCGGTCAGGGCGAGCGCTACGACCGCGCGCTGTGGACCCCGACCGCCGCCGCGACCGGTGGCGCGGGCAACTCCAACGCCCTGGTCGGCACGCCGGAGACGGTCGCCCAGGCGCTGCTCGACTACTACGACCTCGGTGTCGACATCCTCTCGGCCCGGGGCTACGACCTGCTCGGCGACGCCATCGACTTCGGCCGGTACGTCATCCCGCTGGTCCGCGAGGAGGTCGCCAAGCGCGACGCCGAGCGGGCGGCCAAGGCCGGCTGACCGCCGGACGACCGGAACGGCGTGAGCCGCAGCCCGTCGGCTGCGGCTCACGCCGTTCTTCCGTGCCCGGTCAGACCGGCGCGGCCACCCCGAGCGAGGTGACGGTGCCGGTGACCACGGCCACGGTGTCGGTGGCCACCGAGGTCAGCGCGGTCTGGACCTGCGCCGGGTCCTTCGTGGAGACCGCCGCGACCAGCGCCGTGGCGTCGGTCTGCAGCTTGGCCAGCGCGTTCTGCAGCACGCTGGTCGCGTTCGACGGATCCGGCGCCGGTACCGGCAGTGGCAGCCCCTTGCCGAGGCCCGGCACCCGCTGCGCGCCGGGCCGCTCGGCGGTCTGCGCGCCGGGCCGCTCGGCGGGCGAGCCCACCGGCAGTGCGGGCGCCGCCGGGGCCGCGCTGGACAGGGTCTGCTCCGCCGCCGCCAGCGAGGTGAGCTTGGCCTGCAGGTCGGTGGCGGACGGGGCCGGGCTGGTCGCGGTGGCCGCCGCCGCGAGGGCGCCCACCAGCTGGGTGACGCCGCCGAGGGCGCCGAGGGTCTGCAAGGTCGAGGCCGGACTGGCCGCGGGCACCGGCAGGGCCGGCTTGCCACTGGCCAACGGGGCGGCCGGAGCGGCGGCCTGAGCGGTGGTGCCGAGAGTTCCCGCGGTCACGGCCGCTGCCATGGCGAGGCTGGTGACCAGGACCCGGGTGTGGTGCAACGACATGCTTCTACCTTCGTTCCAACAGTGAATCGGGTGATACGTGGATCACCGTCACCCGCTGGTTGACGCTCCGCAACAGCACGCATCCATCCGGTAGTCGCGACTACGGTGGGTCACCGCGTCTCGGGGAGGATGGACGGTTTTTTGCGGCAAAAGCTGCAAGAATTTCGGTGTATCACAGAAGCATTGCGTTCAAATGTCATGCTCGCTACGATCCGTCGCAGTGAAACCCCCTGCGGCGGGCCCAGACCGTCCTCAACTGCCCCTGTGGCGGCTTCCGTTGAACGTGTCACCGCGCGCGGCAGGCGTCCGCTCTCGATGCGCACAGTGACCAGGCGGGTCTGGTTCCGGCTGCCCGGAATCCGCCCGCCGTTCAGGAGGAGTAGTCCTTATGGGAGTCTCGCGTCGCAGCTTCATCACCACCGTGCTGGCCGGATCGGCGCTCAGCGCCATCCCCGCCACCGCCCACGCCCGGGCGGCGGCGCCGACCGCCGCCGCCGCGCTCAACCCGGCGGCCAGCGCCCCGGGCGACGTGGTCGGCAAGATCACCGTCGGCTACCAGGGCTGGTTCGCCTGTATCGGCGACGGCGCGCCCATCGACGGCTGGTGGCACTGGAGTCAGGACTGGTCGCAGGCGCCCTCGCCGAGCAACAACGCGATCAAGGCCTGGCCGGACATGACCGAGTTCAGCACCGGCTACCAGACCGGCTACGCCGCGCTCAACAGCGGCGGGCCCGCCACGCTGTTCTCCTCGTACGACCAGCAGACGGTGAACACGCACTTCCTGTGGATGCAGCAGAACGGCTGCGACACCGCCGCGTTGCAGCGCTTCAACCCGAACAGCAGCGAGGGTCCGACCCGGGACGCGATGGCGGCCAAGGTGCGTACCGCCGCCGAGGGCAACGACCGCAAGTTCTACATCATGTACGACGTCACCGGCTGGACGAACATGCAGACGGAGATCAAGGCCGACTGGACCGCCAAGATGTCCGCCCTGACCGCCTCCTCCGCCTACGCCGTGCAGAACGGCAAGCCGGTGGTCGGTATCTGGGGGTTCGGCTTCAACGACGCCAACCACCCCTGGAGCGCCGCCGACTGCCTCGACGTGGTCACCTGGTTCCAGAGCCAGGGCTGCTACGTGATGGGCGGGGTGCCCCGGGAGTGGCTCACCGGCGTCGGCGGCTCCCGCGCGGGCTACCTGGACGTCTACCACGCCTTCAACATGATCTCGCCGTGGATGGTCGGCGCGATCGGCGACATCGCCGACTCCGACGCGGTGTACCAGCAGTTCAACGTCCCGGACCAGGCCGACTGCAACGCCCACGGGATCGACTACCAGCCCTGCGTGCTGCCCGGCGACGTCTCCGCCAACCAGCGGGTGCACGGCGACTTCATGTGGCACCAGTTCTACAACATGGTCCGGGTGGGCGCGCAGGGCATCTACATATCGATGTTCGACGAGTTCGGCGAGGGCAACCAGATCGCCAAGACCACCCCGACCACCGCCACCGTCCCGGCCAACTCCGGCCTGCTGGCGCTGGACGAGGACGGCACGGCCTGCTCCTCGGACTACTACCTGCGACTCACCGCGGACGGCGGGCGGATGCTCAAGGGGCAGTTGGCGCTGACCGCGACCCGGCCCACCGCGCCGGTGCTGTCCGGCGGCGACACCCAGCCGCCGAGCGTACCCACCGGACTGCGGGCCACCGCCGAGACCGCCGGCAGCGTCGCGCTGTCCTGGACGGCCTCCACCGACAACGTCGCGGTCGCCGGGTACCACGTCTACCAGGTCACCGGCTCCGGCAGCACACTGCTCGGCAGTACCGCGGCGACCGCGTACACCGCGACCGGACTTGCCGCGTCCACTTCGTACACCTTCAGCGTGAGCGCCTATGACGCCGCCGGAAATGCCTCGGCGGCCTCCGCCACAGTAAACGTTTCTACCACCGGCGCCGCCAATGCAAACCTGGCACTCAACCAGCCGACGTCGGCCAGTGGCTATACCCAGAACTATGTCCCGGCTAACGCGGTGGACGGAAACAGCAGCAGTTACTGGGAGAGCACCGACAACGCGTTTCCGCAGTGGCTCCAGGTGGATCTCGGTTCCGCCGTGGGCGTCTCCAGGATCGTGCTCGACCTGCCGCCGCAGACCGCCTGGGCCACCCGCACCCAGACGCTCTCGGTCCTCGGCGGCACCGACGGCTCGACCTTCGCCACCGTGGTCGGCTCGGCCGGGTACACCTTCAACCCGGCCACCGGCAACACGGTGACCATCACCTTCGGCAGCACCCAGGTGCGGTACCTGCGGCTGGACTTCACCGGCAACTCCGGCTGGCCGGCCGGCCAGGTGTCGGAGTTCCAGGTCTACAGTTCCTGACCGTCTACAGTCCCTGACCTTCTACGGTCCCTGACCTTCTACGGTCCCTGACCGGGGCCGCAGCGCCGGATGGTCGGCGACGACCGTGCAGGAGCCCGGGGCGATCTCGGTGAAGCCGGCGTCGCGGACCGTGGGCAGGCCCGCGGCGGTCAGCGCGGACCACCGCTCCGGGCTCGCGGTGCGCACCGCGAGCGCGAAGCCGGTCTCCCGCCAGGCCTCGCGGTCCGCGTCCGCCAGCGCCCACCAGGCCAGTTGCGCCCCGTGCCCGGCCTGGGCCATGGACTTGCCGGTGGACATCGGGACCTGCGGGTTGAACCAGAGCACCGGCAACAGCGGGTCGGGCCGGGCGGGCGGCTCCGGGTCGTCCAGCTCGGTGCCGGAGACCTGGAGCTTCAGCAGCTCCTTCGGCCAGCCGTCCAACGGCACCGGCGGGAACACCCGTACCTCGGTGGAGGTGCCGGTGACCGTGATCCCCGGCAGCTCCGCCGCCCGCCGCCACTCCGAGCCCCGGGCGCGGCGGACCACTTTGCGGATCCGGGCGTCCTGCCAGGCGTGGACGCGCTCGGCCCACTCGCCGTCCGCCGCCGTCGTCCGCGGGTCGGACAGCAGCGCGAGCACCGCCCGGGCGGCGGTCTCCAGCGCGTCGGTGTGCGCGGGCGGATCGGTCCGCTCGATCCGGACCACCAGCGGCAGCACCGACTGGGGGGCACTGTCGCGTTCGTCCGCGCTGTCCTGGGCGCGGTCGTCCGCGCGGTCGGCGAAGGGGCTGCTGGTACTGGTCACCGCACCAGTCTGGCAGGCCCCCCGGGCCCCGGCCGCCCCACGCCGAACGGGCGCTACGCCGGAACGTCCCCGGCCGCGATCAGGCAGCGCTCCACGCCCGCTATCACGTCCGCCAGCTCCTCCGGCGGCAGCCGGGCGGCGCGCAGCGCGAGATGCCGGACGTGCTCACTGCGCAGCGCGGCCAGCAGGGCCAGCTCCTGGTCGGTCTCCTCGGCCGTTTCCGGATCGGTCAGATAGCGCGCCGGGACCCCGAAGAACTCGCAGATGGCGGCGGCGCGGCTGTCCGGCAGGTGGCGCCGCTGCCCGCTGCGCAACTCGCCCAGGTACTTGGCGGAGATCACCGTGCGTCCGGTCGCGCTGATCGCTTCGGCGACCTCCTGGGTGCCGTACGCGGGGCGGTGCGGGGGGTGTGCTACCGAGAAGAGATGGTTCAGTCGTGCGGCCAACTCGTCCTGCTGCCTTGGCTGCTGATGCATGGCTGCCCCCTGGGCTGTGCGGTGCTCTGGGTGGTGGCGGCCCAGTATGTACCGGGAATCGCAGTCATTGGGACGACGGTAGGCCCGTGGCATATGCGCTTCCGGGAATGACCAGTTCACCGCAGTCGATCAGTCAAAATATCGACAATTTCTTCACATCATCGTGGTCTGCTGCCGACTTGTCGCCTTGGCGACCCGGCTGATCACGGCCGCCATCCGCGGCGACCCGGCATGGTGCTGCAAGTCGCCGACCACCCGCCGCAGGGCGGCGGTGACCGCGCTCGACTGGATGCCGTCGGCCTGGAGCAGGGCGGCTTCGGCCTGCTCACAGGCCTCCTCCGGGTTGCCCTGTAGGGCCAGGGCGGCGGCCAGCTGTAGTCGGATCACCACCGAGTCGCGGACCCGGTCGGCCGGGATCGCGGCCAGTGCCTGCTCGGCGCGGCGCCGGGCACCGGCCGCGTTGCCGAGCGCGAGCGCGCACTGCGCCGCGCTCTGGGCGACCAGCCCGTGGTCGTAGTGCTCCAGCCAGGCCGGGTCGGGCGGGCCGGAGGGCTTGCCGACTCCGCGCTCGGCCTTGGCCGTCGCCGCCCGCGCCGGTACCGGGTTGTCCAACTGGGCGTGCACCCGCGCCTCCACCGCGTGCAGCCCGGCGCGGGCCCGCGGCCCGTGGTCGCCGGTGGCCGTCAGCGCGGCACTGACGTACGTCAGTGCGATCTGCGGCGCGTCGGCCAGCAGTGCCTGCTCCGCCAGCAGCCCCACCACGTAGGCCCCCAGCAACTGGTCGTCGGCCTGGTGCGCCATGCTCAGCGCCAGCACGGCGTACCGGCTGGCCAGTCCGGGCAGGTCGGCGTCGAAGGTGTAGCGGGCGATGCCGTAGGCGCACTGCGCCGCCGCACTGAACAGCTCCCGCCCGGTCGGCCCGGTGTAGTGCGCGCCCAGCAGCGGGATCACACCCACCCGCAGGAACTCCACGGCGGGCAGCCGGGCGACCACGCCGCCGCTGCGCCGGTCGATCTGGTCGAACGCGCCCATGGTGCTGCGCACCCGGTCGATGTCGCCGGAGGTGACCGGGCGTCCGGGCTGGTGCCGGGCCGGGGCGTTCGGCGGGGGTACCACCAGCCAGCGCAGTACCGCCGGGGCGAGCACGGTCAGCGGAGCGGTCGG includes these proteins:
- a CDS encoding dienelactone hydrolase family protein, whose amino-acid sequence is MAEVDLSALARARGGSQRLAGRLARPAGEGPWPGVVMLHEAFGIDEVMNRQVERLARAGYLTLMPDLYSDGGARRCLVSTLRAMGSGRGRAYADIEASRQWLLDQPDCTGRVGVLGFCMGGGFALMTVGTGFDAASSNYGMLPKDLDRALADSCPVVLSYGGRDLGLRGATAKLESALERAGVVHDSKEYPSAGHSFLNDGEVGPRVLRPLLRVAGVGPEPEAAADAWRRIEAFFAEHLGGPVDAG
- the ssuE gene encoding NADPH-dependent FMN reductase: MATVLSVSGSPSATSRTARLLRHLDARLIAQGHTVIPLDVRTLPAEALLGADFGHPAIVRATELFAQADGVVIGTPVYKAAYSGLLKSLLDLLPQYALSGKTVLPLATGGSTAHVLAIDYALRPVLSSMGPKHIVQGWFVLDRHITVNPDGEVTLEPGTGESLGQIVDQFSEALTGHYSHVLAAAS
- a CDS encoding peptidyl-tRNA hydrolase, with amino-acid sequence MTSTSSPFADRADDRAQDSADERDSAPQSVLPLVVRIERTDPPAHTDALETAARAVLALLSDPRTTAADGEWAERVHAWQDARIRKVVRRARGSEWRRAAELPGITVTGTSTEVRVFPPVPLDGWPKELLKLQVSGTELDDPEPPARPDPLLPVLWFNPQVPMSTGKSMAQAGHGAQLAWWALADADREAWRETGFALAVRTASPERWSALTAAGLPTVRDAGFTEIAPGSCTVVADHPALRPRSGTVEGQGP
- a CDS encoding XRE family transcriptional regulator, whose amino-acid sequence is MHQQPRQQDELAARLNHLFSVAHPPHRPAYGTQEVAEAISATGRTVISAKYLGELRSGQRRHLPDSRAAAICEFFGVPARYLTDPETAEETDQELALLAALRSEHVRHLALRAARLPPEELADVIAGVERCLIAAGDVPA
- a CDS encoding discoidin domain-containing protein; the protein is MGVSRRSFITTVLAGSALSAIPATAHARAAAPTAAAALNPAASAPGDVVGKITVGYQGWFACIGDGAPIDGWWHWSQDWSQAPSPSNNAIKAWPDMTEFSTGYQTGYAALNSGGPATLFSSYDQQTVNTHFLWMQQNGCDTAALQRFNPNSSEGPTRDAMAAKVRTAAEGNDRKFYIMYDVTGWTNMQTEIKADWTAKMSALTASSAYAVQNGKPVVGIWGFGFNDANHPWSAADCLDVVTWFQSQGCYVMGGVPREWLTGVGGSRAGYLDVYHAFNMISPWMVGAIGDIADSDAVYQQFNVPDQADCNAHGIDYQPCVLPGDVSANQRVHGDFMWHQFYNMVRVGAQGIYISMFDEFGEGNQIAKTTPTTATVPANSGLLALDEDGTACSSDYYLRLTADGGRMLKGQLALTATRPTAPVLSGGDTQPPSVPTGLRATAETAGSVALSWTASTDNVAVAGYHVYQVTGSGSTLLGSTAATAYTATGLAASTSYTFSVSAYDAAGNASAASATVNVSTTGAANANLALNQPTSASGYTQNYVPANAVDGNSSSYWESTDNAFPQWLQVDLGSAVGVSRIVLDLPPQTAWATRTQTLSVLGGTDGSTFATVVGSAGYTFNPATGNTVTITFGSTQVRYLRLDFTGNSGWPAGQVSEFQVYSS
- a CDS encoding LLM class flavin-dependent oxidoreductase; translated protein: MPVEFLGIAATNDGSETNPRSGGAFDKEYTLRLARAHEDHGWDRVLFAYGSGSPEPGSAAAYIAAHTTRLQILLAHRPNVSYPTFAAKEFATLDQISDGRLTVHFITGGNDHEQQREGDFLTKDQRYARTREYIEIVQRAWTSREPFDHEGEYYRFNDFVSDVAPVQQPRPDVSFGGSSAAAYAAGGAVADIYALWGEPLAETAKQIEAVRAAAAAAGRTTPPRIQVAFRPIIAPTEELAWEKAHRTVAAINARKESGAWARRGNGAPENAGSQRLVAIAGQGERYDRALWTPTAAATGGAGNSNALVGTPETVAQALLDYYDLGVDILSARGYDLLGDAIDFGRYVIPLVREEVAKRDAERAAKAG
- a CDS encoding putative leader peptide — translated: MNARQHLTRRRHVDLARVSSAFCCCGA